In Zingiber officinale cultivar Zhangliang chromosome 8B, Zo_v1.1, whole genome shotgun sequence, a single genomic region encodes these proteins:
- the LOC122014906 gene encoding ELF3-like protein 2 isoform X3, with product MKGEEGDKIMGPLFPRLHVNDTDKGGPRAPPRNKMALYEQLRVPSQRFNSSSFAPPFPPDHSNDLVPSLSSSQQRKMLSPFHMTCQMPVHSAEKARTSDGMNLVGKSMELERKPIKHVSSENMFGTGLASECRLQRQENSSMKLSCEKVLDDADDIVVHTFDQLESVAYLKKDTHKTTPKITTSISHKIQKSLTSGNSSSRGTNLDQKLLEDTEMSGIRSRSCHETFIGNLKEISPIEKTKETKEKSPFNRIINLHNSSKNSFVRTDTNSFGFENFVNGKMVLCQENGDLSNSHTLNGIAIPISDKSLEAKSELFPKLSPRKIPGTISLSRNCFNEDNAKKNGLLVYGDAEKQDDAYEPSMADTVPSLDMSPHDIIAVIGTKNFWKARTAIANQQRLFGIQVFELHRLIKVQKLIAASPQLLLEGNNYLSKPSVKSLHDAKEPQCNKNSQPVEFKRQDDLRKINHNVEQPIEVGIAPVLPVCVEGSKRGPQDQVPQIGPHAVVPSAVPFFPNEKPSPWCFPPLANQWLVPVMSPSEGLVYKPYSGHCPPAGGFVPHLSGGCTPLGVYPLAGDFMNSAYGIPVSHQAPNMILPGPSAMVPHYFPTTYGLRPSKPIISSSAVEQVLKNSELQGSTVSNPSEKTHPEGGSQVPPIAAAPTASRDSQTHVIKVVPHNAMSATESAVRIFLSIQKERQQHES from the exons ATGAAAGGCGAGGAGGGCGATAAGATCATGGGGCCTCTCTTCCCGAGGCTCCATGTGAATGACACCGATAAAGGGGGTCCGAGGGCGCCTCCGAGGAACAAAATGGCGCTATACGAGCAGCTCCGCGTCCCTTCTCAAAGGTTTAACTCGAGCTCCTTTGCCCCGCCATTTCCTCCTGACCATTCCAACGATTTGGTCCCTTCCCTTTCCTCTAGCCAG CAGAGGAAGATGCTTTCTCCTTTTCATATGACCTGTCAAATGCCGGTTCATTCTGCAGAGAAGGCTAGAACGTCTGATGGAATGAATCTGGTTGGGAAAAGTATGGAATTGGAGAGAAAACCTATAAAGCATGTAAGTTCTGAGAATATGTTTGGCACAGGATTAGCTTCTGAATGTAGATTACAGAGACAAGAAAACTCCAGCATGAAACTTTCTTGTGAGAAGGTTTTGGATGATGCAGATGATATTGTCGTTCATACCTTTGATCAGTTGGAAAGTGTTGCATACTTGAAAAAGGATACACATAAGACAACTCCAAAGATAACTACCTCCATTTCACACAAGATACAGAAGAGTCTTACTTCTGGTAATTCTTCAAGTCGAGGCACAAATTTGGACCAGAAGCTTTTGGAAGATACAGAAATGTCAGGAATTAGATCAAGAAGTTGTCATGAGACTTTTATTGGAAATCTTAAAGAAATTTCACCTATTGAAAAGACAAAGGAAACCAAAGAAAAGTCTCCATTCAATAGAATCATCAATCTGCATAACagttcaaaaaattcttttgttAGAACTGACACAAATagttttggttttgaaaattttgtgaATGGAAAAATGGTATTATGTCAAGAAAATGGTGATCTAAGCAATTCTCATACCTTGAATGGCATTGCTATTCCTATTAGTGATAAATCTTTGGAGGCCAAAAGTGAGCTATTTCCCAAATTGTCACCTAGAAAAATCCCTGGAACTATCAGTTTGTCTAGGAACTGTTTTAATGAGGACAATGCAAAGAAAAATGGGTTACTGGTATACGGTGATGCAGAGAAGCAAGATGATGCTTATGAGCCCTCAATGGCAGACACAGTACCGAGCTTGGATATGTCCCCACATGATATTATTGCAGTAATTGGTACAAAGAACTTTTGGAAGGCTCGAACAGCTATTGCCAA TCAGCAAAGATTGTTTGGAATACAAGTGTTTGAGCTTCACAGATTAATAAAG GTTCAGAAGTTGATAGCTGCATCGCCTCAATTGCTTCTTGAAGGAAACAATTATCTAAGCAAACCCTCAGTAAAATCTTTGCACGATGCCAAAGAACCTCAATGCAACAAAAATTCACAGCCAGTGGAATTTAAGAGACAAGATGATCTTCGTAAAATAAATCATAACGTGGAGCAGCCAATAGAGGTTGGTATTGCTCCGGTTCTCCCTGTTTGTGTGGAAGGGTCGAAAAGGGGCCCACAAGATCAAGTGCCACAAATTGGGCCACATGCTGTTGTGCCTTCAGCTGTGCCATTTTTTCCTAATGAAAAGCCAAGTCCTTGGTGTTTTCCTCCCCTAGCAAATCAATGGTTAGTTCCAGTTATGTCACCCTCTGAAGGCCTTGTGTACAAACCCTATTCCGGACATTGTCCACCAGCTGGTGGCTTCGTGCCCCATCTTTCCGGAGGCTGCACTCCCCTTGGAGTCTATCCTCTGGCTGGGGACTTTATGAACTCTGCTTATGGCATTCCAGTATCTCATCAAGCGCCAAACATGATTTTGCCTGGACCATCTGCAATGGTTCCTCACTATTTCCCTACTACTTATGGCCTGCGACCTTCAAAACCAATCATCTCAAGTTCTGCAGTCGAACAG GTACTGAAGAACAGCGAACTGCAAGGAAGTACAGTAAGCAATCCCTCTGAGAAGACGCATCCTGAAGGTGGCAGCCAAGTCCCTCCCATTGCTGCAGCTCCAACAGCGAGTAGGGATAGCCAAACACACGTTATTAAGGTTGTGCCACACAACGCTATGTCTGCTACCGAGTCAGCAGTGAGGATTTTCCTATCTATTCAGAAAGAGAGGCAACAACACGAATCGTGA
- the LOC122014906 gene encoding ELF3-like protein 2 isoform X1, with protein sequence MKGEEGDKIMGPLFPRLHVNDTDKGGPRAPPRNKMALYEQLRVPSQRFNSSSFAPPFPPDHSNDLVPSLSSSQQRKMLSPFHMTCQMPVHSAEKARTSDGMNLVGKSMELERKPIKHVSSENMFGTGLASECRLQRQENSSMKLSCEKVLDDADDIVVHTFDQLESVAYLKKDTHKTTPKITTSISHKIQKSLTSGNSSSRGTNLDQKLLEDTEMSGIRSRSCHETFIGNLKEISPIEKTKETKEKSPFNRIINLHNSSKNSFVRTDTNSFGFENFVNGKMVLCQENGDLSNSHTLNGIAIPISDKSLEAKSELFPKLSPRKIPGTISLSRNCFNEDNAKKNGLLVYGDAEKQDDAYEPSMADTVPSLDMSPHDIIAVIGTKNFWKARTAIANQQRLFGIQVFELHRLIKVQKLIAASPQLLLEGNNYLSKPSVKSLHDAKEPQCNKNSQPVEFKRQDDLRKINHNVEQPIEVGIAPVLPVCVEGSKRGPQDQVPQIGPHAVVPSAVPFFPNEKPSPWCFPPLANQWLVPVMSPSEGLVYKPYSGHCPPAGGFVPHLSGGCTPLGVYPLAGDFMNSAYGIPVSHQAPNMILPGPSAMVPHYFPTTYGLRPSKPIISSSAVEQVSNLSGSHANGKNMFHHSRKEAIPGNLGKFQVLKNSELQGSTVSNPSEKTHPEGGSQVPPIAAAPTASRDSQTHVIKVVPHNAMSATESAVRIFLSIQKERQQHES encoded by the exons ATGAAAGGCGAGGAGGGCGATAAGATCATGGGGCCTCTCTTCCCGAGGCTCCATGTGAATGACACCGATAAAGGGGGTCCGAGGGCGCCTCCGAGGAACAAAATGGCGCTATACGAGCAGCTCCGCGTCCCTTCTCAAAGGTTTAACTCGAGCTCCTTTGCCCCGCCATTTCCTCCTGACCATTCCAACGATTTGGTCCCTTCCCTTTCCTCTAGCCAG CAGAGGAAGATGCTTTCTCCTTTTCATATGACCTGTCAAATGCCGGTTCATTCTGCAGAGAAGGCTAGAACGTCTGATGGAATGAATCTGGTTGGGAAAAGTATGGAATTGGAGAGAAAACCTATAAAGCATGTAAGTTCTGAGAATATGTTTGGCACAGGATTAGCTTCTGAATGTAGATTACAGAGACAAGAAAACTCCAGCATGAAACTTTCTTGTGAGAAGGTTTTGGATGATGCAGATGATATTGTCGTTCATACCTTTGATCAGTTGGAAAGTGTTGCATACTTGAAAAAGGATACACATAAGACAACTCCAAAGATAACTACCTCCATTTCACACAAGATACAGAAGAGTCTTACTTCTGGTAATTCTTCAAGTCGAGGCACAAATTTGGACCAGAAGCTTTTGGAAGATACAGAAATGTCAGGAATTAGATCAAGAAGTTGTCATGAGACTTTTATTGGAAATCTTAAAGAAATTTCACCTATTGAAAAGACAAAGGAAACCAAAGAAAAGTCTCCATTCAATAGAATCATCAATCTGCATAACagttcaaaaaattcttttgttAGAACTGACACAAATagttttggttttgaaaattttgtgaATGGAAAAATGGTATTATGTCAAGAAAATGGTGATCTAAGCAATTCTCATACCTTGAATGGCATTGCTATTCCTATTAGTGATAAATCTTTGGAGGCCAAAAGTGAGCTATTTCCCAAATTGTCACCTAGAAAAATCCCTGGAACTATCAGTTTGTCTAGGAACTGTTTTAATGAGGACAATGCAAAGAAAAATGGGTTACTGGTATACGGTGATGCAGAGAAGCAAGATGATGCTTATGAGCCCTCAATGGCAGACACAGTACCGAGCTTGGATATGTCCCCACATGATATTATTGCAGTAATTGGTACAAAGAACTTTTGGAAGGCTCGAACAGCTATTGCCAA TCAGCAAAGATTGTTTGGAATACAAGTGTTTGAGCTTCACAGATTAATAAAG GTTCAGAAGTTGATAGCTGCATCGCCTCAATTGCTTCTTGAAGGAAACAATTATCTAAGCAAACCCTCAGTAAAATCTTTGCACGATGCCAAAGAACCTCAATGCAACAAAAATTCACAGCCAGTGGAATTTAAGAGACAAGATGATCTTCGTAAAATAAATCATAACGTGGAGCAGCCAATAGAGGTTGGTATTGCTCCGGTTCTCCCTGTTTGTGTGGAAGGGTCGAAAAGGGGCCCACAAGATCAAGTGCCACAAATTGGGCCACATGCTGTTGTGCCTTCAGCTGTGCCATTTTTTCCTAATGAAAAGCCAAGTCCTTGGTGTTTTCCTCCCCTAGCAAATCAATGGTTAGTTCCAGTTATGTCACCCTCTGAAGGCCTTGTGTACAAACCCTATTCCGGACATTGTCCACCAGCTGGTGGCTTCGTGCCCCATCTTTCCGGAGGCTGCACTCCCCTTGGAGTCTATCCTCTGGCTGGGGACTTTATGAACTCTGCTTATGGCATTCCAGTATCTCATCAAGCGCCAAACATGATTTTGCCTGGACCATCTGCAATGGTTCCTCACTATTTCCCTACTACTTATGGCCTGCGACCTTCAAAACCAATCATCTCAAGTTCTGCAGTCGAACAGGTTAGCAATCTGTCTGGTTCGCATGCAAATGGGAAGAACATGTTCCATCATTCAAGGAAGGAAGCAATTCCTGGCAATCTTGGGAAATTTCAGGTACTGAAGAACAGCGAACTGCAAGGAAGTACAGTAAGCAATCCCTCTGAGAAGACGCATCCTGAAGGTGGCAGCCAAGTCCCTCCCATTGCTGCAGCTCCAACAGCGAGTAGGGATAGCCAAACACACGTTATTAAGGTTGTGCCACACAACGCTATGTCTGCTACCGAGTCAGCAGTGAGGATTTTCCTATCTATTCAGAAAGAGAGGCAACAACACGAATCGTGA
- the LOC122014906 gene encoding ELF3-like protein 2 isoform X2 translates to MKGEEGDKIMGPLFPRLHVNDTDKGGPRAPPRNKMALYEQLRVPSQRFNSSSFAPPFPPDHSNDLVPSLSSSQRKMLSPFHMTCQMPVHSAEKARTSDGMNLVGKSMELERKPIKHVSSENMFGTGLASECRLQRQENSSMKLSCEKVLDDADDIVVHTFDQLESVAYLKKDTHKTTPKITTSISHKIQKSLTSGNSSSRGTNLDQKLLEDTEMSGIRSRSCHETFIGNLKEISPIEKTKETKEKSPFNRIINLHNSSKNSFVRTDTNSFGFENFVNGKMVLCQENGDLSNSHTLNGIAIPISDKSLEAKSELFPKLSPRKIPGTISLSRNCFNEDNAKKNGLLVYGDAEKQDDAYEPSMADTVPSLDMSPHDIIAVIGTKNFWKARTAIANQQRLFGIQVFELHRLIKVQKLIAASPQLLLEGNNYLSKPSVKSLHDAKEPQCNKNSQPVEFKRQDDLRKINHNVEQPIEVGIAPVLPVCVEGSKRGPQDQVPQIGPHAVVPSAVPFFPNEKPSPWCFPPLANQWLVPVMSPSEGLVYKPYSGHCPPAGGFVPHLSGGCTPLGVYPLAGDFMNSAYGIPVSHQAPNMILPGPSAMVPHYFPTTYGLRPSKPIISSSAVEQVSNLSGSHANGKNMFHHSRKEAIPGNLGKFQVLKNSELQGSTVSNPSEKTHPEGGSQVPPIAAAPTASRDSQTHVIKVVPHNAMSATESAVRIFLSIQKERQQHES, encoded by the exons ATGAAAGGCGAGGAGGGCGATAAGATCATGGGGCCTCTCTTCCCGAGGCTCCATGTGAATGACACCGATAAAGGGGGTCCGAGGGCGCCTCCGAGGAACAAAATGGCGCTATACGAGCAGCTCCGCGTCCCTTCTCAAAGGTTTAACTCGAGCTCCTTTGCCCCGCCATTTCCTCCTGACCATTCCAACGATTTGGTCCCTTCCCTTTCCTCTAGCCAG AGGAAGATGCTTTCTCCTTTTCATATGACCTGTCAAATGCCGGTTCATTCTGCAGAGAAGGCTAGAACGTCTGATGGAATGAATCTGGTTGGGAAAAGTATGGAATTGGAGAGAAAACCTATAAAGCATGTAAGTTCTGAGAATATGTTTGGCACAGGATTAGCTTCTGAATGTAGATTACAGAGACAAGAAAACTCCAGCATGAAACTTTCTTGTGAGAAGGTTTTGGATGATGCAGATGATATTGTCGTTCATACCTTTGATCAGTTGGAAAGTGTTGCATACTTGAAAAAGGATACACATAAGACAACTCCAAAGATAACTACCTCCATTTCACACAAGATACAGAAGAGTCTTACTTCTGGTAATTCTTCAAGTCGAGGCACAAATTTGGACCAGAAGCTTTTGGAAGATACAGAAATGTCAGGAATTAGATCAAGAAGTTGTCATGAGACTTTTATTGGAAATCTTAAAGAAATTTCACCTATTGAAAAGACAAAGGAAACCAAAGAAAAGTCTCCATTCAATAGAATCATCAATCTGCATAACagttcaaaaaattcttttgttAGAACTGACACAAATagttttggttttgaaaattttgtgaATGGAAAAATGGTATTATGTCAAGAAAATGGTGATCTAAGCAATTCTCATACCTTGAATGGCATTGCTATTCCTATTAGTGATAAATCTTTGGAGGCCAAAAGTGAGCTATTTCCCAAATTGTCACCTAGAAAAATCCCTGGAACTATCAGTTTGTCTAGGAACTGTTTTAATGAGGACAATGCAAAGAAAAATGGGTTACTGGTATACGGTGATGCAGAGAAGCAAGATGATGCTTATGAGCCCTCAATGGCAGACACAGTACCGAGCTTGGATATGTCCCCACATGATATTATTGCAGTAATTGGTACAAAGAACTTTTGGAAGGCTCGAACAGCTATTGCCAA TCAGCAAAGATTGTTTGGAATACAAGTGTTTGAGCTTCACAGATTAATAAAG GTTCAGAAGTTGATAGCTGCATCGCCTCAATTGCTTCTTGAAGGAAACAATTATCTAAGCAAACCCTCAGTAAAATCTTTGCACGATGCCAAAGAACCTCAATGCAACAAAAATTCACAGCCAGTGGAATTTAAGAGACAAGATGATCTTCGTAAAATAAATCATAACGTGGAGCAGCCAATAGAGGTTGGTATTGCTCCGGTTCTCCCTGTTTGTGTGGAAGGGTCGAAAAGGGGCCCACAAGATCAAGTGCCACAAATTGGGCCACATGCTGTTGTGCCTTCAGCTGTGCCATTTTTTCCTAATGAAAAGCCAAGTCCTTGGTGTTTTCCTCCCCTAGCAAATCAATGGTTAGTTCCAGTTATGTCACCCTCTGAAGGCCTTGTGTACAAACCCTATTCCGGACATTGTCCACCAGCTGGTGGCTTCGTGCCCCATCTTTCCGGAGGCTGCACTCCCCTTGGAGTCTATCCTCTGGCTGGGGACTTTATGAACTCTGCTTATGGCATTCCAGTATCTCATCAAGCGCCAAACATGATTTTGCCTGGACCATCTGCAATGGTTCCTCACTATTTCCCTACTACTTATGGCCTGCGACCTTCAAAACCAATCATCTCAAGTTCTGCAGTCGAACAGGTTAGCAATCTGTCTGGTTCGCATGCAAATGGGAAGAACATGTTCCATCATTCAAGGAAGGAAGCAATTCCTGGCAATCTTGGGAAATTTCAGGTACTGAAGAACAGCGAACTGCAAGGAAGTACAGTAAGCAATCCCTCTGAGAAGACGCATCCTGAAGGTGGCAGCCAAGTCCCTCCCATTGCTGCAGCTCCAACAGCGAGTAGGGATAGCCAAACACACGTTATTAAGGTTGTGCCACACAACGCTATGTCTGCTACCGAGTCAGCAGTGAGGATTTTCCTATCTATTCAGAAAGAGAGGCAACAACACGAATCGTGA